In a genomic window of Lathamus discolor isolate bLatDis1 chromosome 4, bLatDis1.hap1, whole genome shotgun sequence:
- the TMEM182 gene encoding transmembrane protein 182 isoform X2: MRTASAAARRKNKDPCPLLSYPVCRIKESGKKPFDSTLKAREKATFHHEGFFWRCWFSGNVGENNASMWNFWYTNQSPSKNCTHAYLSPFPLIRDEHNSTSYDSAIIYRGFWTVLMLLGVVTIVMASFFIICAAPFASHILYKAGGGFFIIAGVFFSLVVMMYVIWVQAMADLENYTDMKKMDCPDFAVYVHYGWSFMLAPIGVFFALLAGMLFLLVGRSIYLHSD; this comes from the exons GTCTGCAGAATTAAGGAATCTGGAAAGAAACCTTTTGACTCCACCCTCAAAGCT AGAGAgaaggccactttccatcatgaAGGTTTCTTCTGGAGGTGCTGGTTTAGTGGAAATGTAGGAGAGAATAATGCCAGCATGTGGAATTTCTGGTATA CTAACCAGTCACCTTCTAAGAATTGTACACATGCGTACCTGTCACCATTTCCTCTTATTCGAGATGAACACAACTCAACCTCCTATGACTCTGCAATCA ttTATCGAGGTTTCTGGACAGTTCTTATGCTCCTGGGAGTAGTCACTATTGTGATGGCTAGTTTCTTCATCATCTGTGCAGCTCCTTTTGCCAGCCACATTCTGTACAAAGCAGGAGGAGGCTTTTTCATCATTGCTG gtgTCTTTTTTTCGCTGGTAGTCATGATGTATGTCATCTGGGTCCAGGCGATGGCTGATCTGGAAAACTacacagacatgaaaaaaatggaTTGCCCAGACTTTGCTGTTTATGTGCATTATGGCTGGTCTTTTATGCTGGCTCCTATAGGagtattttttgctttattagCAGGGATGCTGTTTTTGTTGGTAGGGCGTTCCATTTATTTACACTCAGACTAG
- the TMEM182 gene encoding transmembrane protein 182 isoform X3 has protein sequence MCYLIIFQNGQCTCMEIGTCSKAPEDAGREKATFHHEGFFWRCWFSGNVGENNASMWNFWYTNQSPSKNCTHAYLSPFPLIRDEHNSTSYDSAIIYRGFWTVLMLLGVVTIVMASFFIICAAPFASHILYKAGGGFFIIAGVFFSLVVMMYVIWVQAMADLENYTDMKKMDCPDFAVYVHYGWSFMLAPIGVFFALLAGMLFLLVGRSIYLHSD, from the exons ATGTGTTACCTCATCATCTTCCAAAATGGCCAATGCACATGCATGG AAATAGGAACATGTTCAAAAGCACCTGAAGATGCTGGG AGAGAgaaggccactttccatcatgaAGGTTTCTTCTGGAGGTGCTGGTTTAGTGGAAATGTAGGAGAGAATAATGCCAGCATGTGGAATTTCTGGTATA CTAACCAGTCACCTTCTAAGAATTGTACACATGCGTACCTGTCACCATTTCCTCTTATTCGAGATGAACACAACTCAACCTCCTATGACTCTGCAATCA ttTATCGAGGTTTCTGGACAGTTCTTATGCTCCTGGGAGTAGTCACTATTGTGATGGCTAGTTTCTTCATCATCTGTGCAGCTCCTTTTGCCAGCCACATTCTGTACAAAGCAGGAGGAGGCTTTTTCATCATTGCTG gtgTCTTTTTTTCGCTGGTAGTCATGATGTATGTCATCTGGGTCCAGGCGATGGCTGATCTGGAAAACTacacagacatgaaaaaaatggaTTGCCCAGACTTTGCTGTTTATGTGCATTATGGCTGGTCTTTTATGCTGGCTCCTATAGGagtattttttgctttattagCAGGGATGCTGTTTTTGTTGGTAGGGCGTTCCATTTATTTACACTCAGACTAG
- the TMEM182 gene encoding transmembrane protein 182 isoform X5, whose product MANAHAWREKATFHHEGFFWRCWFSGNVGENNASMWNFWYTNQSPSKNCTHAYLSPFPLIRDEHNSTSYDSAIIYRGFWTVLMLLGVVTIVMASFFIICAAPFASHILYKAGGGFFIIAGVFFSLVVMMYVIWVQAMADLENYTDMKKMDCPDFAVYVHYGWSFMLAPIGVFFALLAGMLFLLVGRSIYLHSD is encoded by the exons ATGGCCAATGCACATGCATGG AGAGAgaaggccactttccatcatgaAGGTTTCTTCTGGAGGTGCTGGTTTAGTGGAAATGTAGGAGAGAATAATGCCAGCATGTGGAATTTCTGGTATA CTAACCAGTCACCTTCTAAGAATTGTACACATGCGTACCTGTCACCATTTCCTCTTATTCGAGATGAACACAACTCAACCTCCTATGACTCTGCAATCA ttTATCGAGGTTTCTGGACAGTTCTTATGCTCCTGGGAGTAGTCACTATTGTGATGGCTAGTTTCTTCATCATCTGTGCAGCTCCTTTTGCCAGCCACATTCTGTACAAAGCAGGAGGAGGCTTTTTCATCATTGCTG gtgTCTTTTTTTCGCTGGTAGTCATGATGTATGTCATCTGGGTCCAGGCGATGGCTGATCTGGAAAACTacacagacatgaaaaaaatggaTTGCCCAGACTTTGCTGTTTATGTGCATTATGGCTGGTCTTTTATGCTGGCTCCTATAGGagtattttttgctttattagCAGGGATGCTGTTTTTGTTGGTAGGGCGTTCCATTTATTTACACTCAGACTAG
- the TMEM182 gene encoding transmembrane protein 182 isoform X1, whose translation MKLSVGVFFGGFFAALGVLLFLVAFGTDYWLLATEIGTCSKAPEDAGREKATFHHEGFFWRCWFSGNVGENNASMWNFWYTNQSPSKNCTHAYLSPFPLIRDEHNSTSYDSAIIYRGFWTVLMLLGVVTIVMASFFIICAAPFASHILYKAGGGFFIIAGVFFSLVVMMYVIWVQAMADLENYTDMKKMDCPDFAVYVHYGWSFMLAPIGVFFALLAGMLFLLVGRSIYLHSD comes from the exons ATGAAATTAAGTGTGGGGGTGTTTTTTGGAGGCTTCTTTGCAGCTCtgggggttttgctttttttggtggCATTTGGAACTGATTATTGGCTTCTTGCTACAGAAATAGGAACATGTTCAAAAGCACCTGAAGATGCTGGG AGAGAgaaggccactttccatcatgaAGGTTTCTTCTGGAGGTGCTGGTTTAGTGGAAATGTAGGAGAGAATAATGCCAGCATGTGGAATTTCTGGTATA CTAACCAGTCACCTTCTAAGAATTGTACACATGCGTACCTGTCACCATTTCCTCTTATTCGAGATGAACACAACTCAACCTCCTATGACTCTGCAATCA ttTATCGAGGTTTCTGGACAGTTCTTATGCTCCTGGGAGTAGTCACTATTGTGATGGCTAGTTTCTTCATCATCTGTGCAGCTCCTTTTGCCAGCCACATTCTGTACAAAGCAGGAGGAGGCTTTTTCATCATTGCTG gtgTCTTTTTTTCGCTGGTAGTCATGATGTATGTCATCTGGGTCCAGGCGATGGCTGATCTGGAAAACTacacagacatgaaaaaaatggaTTGCCCAGACTTTGCTGTTTATGTGCATTATGGCTGGTCTTTTATGCTGGCTCCTATAGGagtattttttgctttattagCAGGGATGCTGTTTTTGTTGGTAGGGCGTTCCATTTATTTACACTCAGACTAG
- the TMEM182 gene encoding transmembrane protein 182 isoform X6, translated as MWNFWYTNQSPSKNCTHAYLSPFPLIRDEHNSTSYDSAIIYRGFWTVLMLLGVVTIVMASFFIICAAPFASHILYKAGGGFFIIAGVFFSLVVMMYVIWVQAMADLENYTDMKKMDCPDFAVYVHYGWSFMLAPIGVFFALLAGMLFLLVGRSIYLHSD; from the exons ATGTGGAATTTCTGGTATA CTAACCAGTCACCTTCTAAGAATTGTACACATGCGTACCTGTCACCATTTCCTCTTATTCGAGATGAACACAACTCAACCTCCTATGACTCTGCAATCA ttTATCGAGGTTTCTGGACAGTTCTTATGCTCCTGGGAGTAGTCACTATTGTGATGGCTAGTTTCTTCATCATCTGTGCAGCTCCTTTTGCCAGCCACATTCTGTACAAAGCAGGAGGAGGCTTTTTCATCATTGCTG gtgTCTTTTTTTCGCTGGTAGTCATGATGTATGTCATCTGGGTCCAGGCGATGGCTGATCTGGAAAACTacacagacatgaaaaaaatggaTTGCCCAGACTTTGCTGTTTATGTGCATTATGGCTGGTCTTTTATGCTGGCTCCTATAGGagtattttttgctttattagCAGGGATGCTGTTTTTGTTGGTAGGGCGTTCCATTTATTTACACTCAGACTAG